Part of the Engystomops pustulosus chromosome 4, aEngPut4.maternal, whole genome shotgun sequence genome is shown below.
CCACAGCATCAAATATAAGGACACAGTCGGCTGCAGCTCTACACAATGTCTCCCTGTCTATGCTATCAGCAATGTACAGGTTTCCATTATCCAGATTTATGCTAAAATATTTCTCTGAGGTTTTGGACACAATACGTAATTTCCTTCTGGTGAGATCCTTAACATCTAATTGTAGATCCTTTGCTATATTCCCCACAATAGATCCTTTCCTTAATTCTTCATTAATGGAATAATGGATGTGACCAGAGACTGAATGACACAGCCAGGAGAATAAGAAGGGAAATATTACTTGCCATCTGAGTCCTTGCATTGCTTGTCCTTCCTGCAGGTGTAATCCAGCCATCCTTCTTCTCACCAGAAATATAATGGTAAAATCCCTTGTTATATGTAGAATTCACAGGAAAATAATCCCTCTTGTGTATGAGTTCTATACCCGGCACATCCCAGTGTGAAATGCTGTGTATTTCTTCTTGCAGTTGAACACTGTCTGCATCATGGAGGTGATTCTGGATTTACAGAATATTTTCCTTATAGGTGAACAGCGGCGCTCTGAGGCCAATATGGGGAACTGCAGCATCACTGATTTAATTCTTTATTCATCTAACTATGTTTATGATACAAAacattatatttgttatatctatgaaatctttattattttataataattcctAAACAAAATCTTGTCAAAGTTTATTATTAAGTACTATCTTGTTTTATATAAATTGATttgtatttaaacatttttttgtaaaatatacaCTTTATTCTTCCTGTGTTTGTCCCTGCAAGCCCggaatatatttttctttttcaattaaactaTAATTATTTAAATGTTTTGACAATCTTTGATTGTTCATCTGACACTTTAAAAACCTCTAGAAGTAGAGTGGTATTCTGATTTTTATCAAACTTTTAACCACCAGATCTCAGCCATAGAATGAATGTTTTACATGAATTACTCACTTCTGCTCAAAGCTAAATTATCAATTTACTGTGAAATAATATCTAGTATTGATAAAAAATGTGaatatacctttttttttaattctgctttttttattaaaaaaaaactgactgCACACTGCTATGTCTTTTATCTCTCTGTAGAGATCAGTATTCTAGTAAAACAGAACTTTTATACATGTCTGACAACCCAGCAAGTCTTTCCATATCTAATTGAAATTGAAAGTATGGTATGGGGAATGAAATTCTGTTAGCAAAtaatactaagggtccgcggattgcatttTCGTCAGAACTCCGGACATTTTCTGGATTTGAGCCACtgtgatttagaaggggattgtgtcgcacatgattcggattgtgtcgcacatgattcgGATTCATGATTTAAGGCGACAGAAATCCAGGTGGGAGGgagggccatcagacgatccgactgattcggactcagcgcgggattttacattcaaattgtgttgcatacaatgcacttacatacaccagtaaGTAGATGGTGAACTCCCGCggtcctgatcggggaagcgacgcacagtgcattgttgtcggacaatacacttttgggaactctgagggaccgggtaagtaaatgtgccacacagTGTGATAGCAGAAAGGGGTGAGACTTACTGCTTAGAGTTATATAACAAACACAAGATGCTCAGTAATAAACCTATAGCCTGCCTAGAACATGGATTCCCTTTTTTAATACAGATAAAAGCTGTTACCAAGGGGCATAATACAACCTGTTCTCTTTTCAAATTAAGTAAAATTTCTAAATAAAGAAAGGAACAAGTGCTAGGCACTCAACTGCAGACTTAGACGGTAGATATtcataaaatcttctttatttcaaTCCAAGAGCAAAAACAGAACACATTTCCACAGAGACCAACTACCGAACCTATGCGTTTTGGCTGATCaagccttattcatggtctacATTCTAGTGGCAAACAATACTATTTAAAATATCCCGCCCGTCATCGTTTTTTCAAACTAAGTGGAATttctaaataaaatgtattatagAAAATAATCAAAACACATCCCCCcgacataatataaaaaaaacaatcttaACAGTAAGAGCATACATTATAACTTTAAAAGGGCTCCCTTTAACACTAGAATAAACATAGGGTATGGAAGCAGAAGTTCAGCTCTCCTCCATGTGTAGTGACTTCATTAAGAACTACAGCTCAGCTCTTATTCATTCTAGTGAAGTCATTGTGAAGATATTAGATGTATTAGATTTGTACATTGTGTACAAAAATAAATAGGCTTTGTCTTCcaatttattttcaattttattaCTCTTGTTTCTAATATATTACTCTTATAGTCTATAAAGATTAATATAAACCCGACCAAACAAAATGTACATGGCAATAAACTGTATAAAGTATGTATGCAAATCTGAATTTTACTTGGATTTCCTTCTAAATTCATTTGTAAAGTGATGTAAAAGACTTACAGAATGATCACATATCACATAACATATTAACCATAAAACtaccatgtaaaaaaatataactaACATGGGTACTGAAAATGTCAAAAGCACAGGGAACCCTACTGTATTCAGGCAGTCGACAAAAAAAGATATTGTAATTCTGCTTTATTTTTACTTCAATTCCTATTTTAGTACAGTATATTTTCCAGTATTGATTTAATATTCTTATAAAATATAAACTATACCATGATAACTATTTTAtagtagtttttgttttttaacactCTTGCTGTGTCCCTTCCCCCATTGTCACTTATTTGTGTAACttccagctctgttctctgtgtagttacTCATCATTTCTTGAATTCCAGCTAAGCTATAGTGACGTGGTTTACCCACAACCCAAAGAATGTAGCTGAACCACAACATTTATGTTCatatcaaactttgtgggttTGGGGGCCAGGTTCGACTCAACCTTCCCCTGCAGTTACTGCCtccgattggtgctagcactgattgagGGTGTTAACTTTTAAAATGTCCCTGGCAAATGCGCAAGTGACGGCATTctgcaccattttggggagggtttTCACTGCCTGACAATGTAAACAGGAACAATGATCCTCACCGAAATAGCAGCATGCAGTACCTCAACCATGGTGCTGGTGAGCACAGCAACATGGATCTAAATGCCACTGGCGACTTTGCAATTACCACaaggacaagtttcttaaatgtactcaggataccaaaataacattctataattcactgttattattaaaaatagagcatttcacagacataaatGCAACCTGTCTTTTcagccctggtgtacacaatttcagttgccccttgacacaaccctgtaacttctgactttagggtcggggaaTCCATCTTGAATTTCTGTGTGACTCTGttcagctgagatttctgtgtctatctgctctgagcctgtagccccacCCCCTTGTAATCTGGAGATCAAAGACACTTACTGATTCACTACCTGGCAGCAAACACATCTTAAGGAAATAGAAAATGAAAAGCACAAGAGGATAAGGGGGAAGGAGGAGACAGGCACACATcggtgagaacagagatgtagcagtgctgacagtgtaaaaaTCATCGCACAATGATGATATAAAGGATGTATCCAAGACCAGAAATCATTTGTTTATTATCACTTATTATCTTAGCATCACTCTACTCaaatacaaataaacaaataGGTGAAAAGAACCCAGTTTTACATCTGCGGATCCATAAGGCCTATGGCCCTAAGTCATCCATGACAGGGACTAAGCAATCAAGATAGATTGCTAGATAGACGAGACAGAATTAAGTCAATTCATGGCTCCTAAATCTGTAAAATTATGGAGTTATATGTTTTGCTTTCAAATACTCAAAATACAATATTTGGACCTGTTTAGTAAATATTTAATATGGCATAAAGCTAATACTTAAGATAAAAATATCTTTCATTTAGATTCTACAAAGAAAAACAAAGTAGTGTGCTAATTTACTGCAAATAGGGTCAAGCAATGCcataaatatacatttaaaaaatccaaaaGGGAAAAATGTGGAGAATATTTAGATACAAAGCACAATTCATACATATAAATAGTTATTTTGTGCACTTTATtaattgttattattaattttaaaaaaactataataaattTACCTGTGCTACAACCATTTCTAAAGGTTGTATGTTGTTTGTAGTTTCAGTTCCAATCCCTGAGTCGTCAGCATCTATTAGACTTTCCACAGGAACATTGTGCTGAGGTTTAAGGAAAGCAAATTCCCTCTCACTTGGgtccagagttacacaaacatcATAGGAATATGGCAGAGGTAATGTCCCATTGCTGAACTGTGTCATAAATCTGGGATCAACCGGTGGATATAGACTTGTACTCATGGATCCAAATGAAGAAGACTTGGATTCTTTGTACTTAGAGACAACTGCAATAATCACAGTCACCATGAAGAGGAAGGAAATCAATGCCAAGGCTATTACCAAGTAGAATTGTAGGTTGGACTGAGATTCTTCTTTTATAGACTGGTTGCTCAGCTCAGGAAGGACCTGATGAAAATGACCAGCGATCACCATGTTTATAGTGACTGAAGCTGAGCGGGATGGATTCCCATTGTCTCTCACTAGAATCACAATTCCATGTTTCATGATGTCTTTTTCTTGAAATACACGAGATGTCCTGATCTCCCCTGTGTGCTGGTCAATGGTGAAGAGTGATGGCTCTGAAGATTGTAAAAAGTAAGACAACCAGGCATTGTGTCCAGAGTCAGCGTCCACTGCCACGACTTTAGATACTAAAGAGCCCGGTTCAGAGGTCCATGGAACCATCTCAAATGTTGAGGTATCAGCCTCTGGTGATGGGTAGAGAATGACTGGAGAATTATCATTCTGGTCTACTATACATATTCTTAGTGTTGTGCTGCTGTTCAGAGATGGAGATCCATTGTCTCTGGCAATGACTTGGACTTTTAATTCTTTCTGCTTCTCATAATCAAATGACCTCTGAGCATAGATGACCCCAGTTACTGGATTCATGGAGATGTAAGAGGACAGGAGATCTTCTTCATTACTTGTAGACATTATAGAATAAGTTATCTTAGCATTGTCGTCACTGTCCATATCTGTTGCTTGAACAATAAATATTGAAGCTCCAGGAAGATTATTTTCTGGTATAAATGCAGTATATGTCACTTTGTCAAACACTGGGACATTGTCATTGACATCTGATATATCAAGTCTAATAACTTTTCTAGAAGTCATTTCAGGAGAACCTTTATCAGAGGCTTGTATTGTGATGTTGTAGGATGATATTATTTCTCTATCTAAACTACTTTTTGTAACAACTTTATAAAAATTACTCCCAGATGATATTAGCTCAAATGGCAAATCCCCTTTTATTATACATTGGACCTCACCATTTTCTCCAGAGTCACGATCCTGAGCTCTAATCACAGCCACCACAGTTCCAGGTGCAGAATCCTCAGGAATAAGATCTGATGATGAGGTTATAGATATCTCAGGAGCATTGTCATTTTCATCTATgatttttaataaaactttagCATGAGCAGCTCGACCTCCGCCATCTTTGGCTTGCACAGAGATGTCATAATATTTACTAACTTCATAATCTAAATGTCCTTTTAGTGTAATTTCTCCAGTATGATAATTTATGTTATAAGTCTGTAGAATGTTATTCGCTGTAGTTCTTATGGAATAAGTGATCTGTCCATTGACACCTTCATCTTCATCACTTGCACTGACCTGCAGAATAGTAGAATTCACCGGTATATTCTCCCTAACACTTACtttatatacatcctgtgtaaATACTGGAGAATTATCATTGATGTCAGTGATAATGATATTTATTAGGGCAGTGCCTGTCTGTACAGGATTCCCACCATCAGAAGCTGTTAGGATGAGCTCATGCTTGTCTTGTGTCTCTCGGTCTAGAGGTTTCTCTAGTATCAGCTCTGGAAATACACTGCCATCAGTGCTGACCTTCTCTCCAAGAGTAAAATACTGGTTTGTACTGAGTCTGTAGCTTATCACAGAATTAACACCAACATCCAAATCTTCTGCATTTTGTAACACAAATTGTGCCCCTGGGGAGGTGGATTCACTCATGTCTAATGTCAATGTATTATGAAGAAATGTAGGAGAATTGTCATTTATATCCTGAATATCAATCTTTATACTGAAGACATTTAGTGGATCCTGTACAATAGCATCATATGTTAGGACACAGTCGGCTGCAGCTCCACACAATGTCTCCCTGTCTATCCTATCAGCAATGTACAGGTTTCCATTTTCCATGTTTATACTAAAATATTTCTCAGAATTATCAGACACAATATGGAATTTTCTCCTTGAAAGATCTTTAACTTCTAATTGTAGATCCTTTGCTATATTCCCCACAATAGATCCTTTCCTTAATTCCTCATTAATGGAATAATGGATGTGACCTGAGACTGAATGACACAGCCAGGAGAATAGGAAGGGAAATATTACTTGCCATCTGAGTCCTTGCATTGCTTGTCCTTCCTGCAGGTGTAATCCAGCCATCCTTCTTCTCACCAGAAATATAATGGTAAAATCCCTTGTTATATGTAGAATCCACAGGAAAATAATCCCTCTTGTGTATGAGTCCTATACCCGGCACATCCTAGTGTGAAATGCTGTGTATTTCTTCTTGCAGTTGAACACTGTCTGCATCATGGAGGTGATTCTGGATTTACAGAATATTTTCCTTATAGGTGAACAGCGGCGCTCTGAGGCCGATATGGGGAACTGCAGCATTTCTGACTTCTACTAATATATCTAGTTTAACAGATATAACACaattattgtttttactattgaaaaGTATAATTTTTGATGTTAAGAGAAATTAAAAGGAAAGTTTATGGATTTTAAAACAAAGTTTAATATGATGTTGCTAAAATATTTACTCTACACACGTGTCATATATGGGCAATGTTAACTTTGATTTAGctttattgctttatttataGCTTTATCACTTAAAATTtaacaaatatttaaatataaattGTATTAGTATGTTTTGTGGAAAGATTCATTCTTATATGTATGTTATACTTTATATTTATTACAAAATACTATTCATGAACCTAAACCAGAAagataaaaaacattttaaactgATGTTTTGCATTTTTAAATCTTACTTTAGGTCTAAGTTTTACACTTTTAGTTTGCTAAATCTGTATTATGTCTGAAAATGTTTTAGGTTCTGTTAAGTTCTGATATTAGAAATTAAACATTTCACAGGTAATTTATTTTAAAGGTAGATTAAAGATacaataatttattaaaatactAATATATTAAAAGATGGTGAATAGCGGACAGATCACCCAGTAGTTTTAGTTTTAACTTTCCATATTTTTGGGTTggattaaacatttttaaattgtATAAATCTTAGTTTCTGATATTTAAAACAAAAGAGTTATATGTTAACTAAACCTTTTCATTCTCTAACAGAAAATGCTGCAATGAAGCTTGGGAGTTTTTTCCTATGTGAGAGTTTTTTTAAATCATTAGTATAATTTAGAATGGTCTACCTAAGGAGCTGGTCATAGCAGAGAGAGCTTAGATGTCTTTTTACAGAAAAATATCATTGATGGTTACAATGTATTGTAATATAGAATCGTGTTTTATTCCATCCTTCCCTTCCCTGTCCCGTCCTTTACCATGCCTTCTGTGGTTGAACTTTATGGCCGCGTGTCTTTTTTCAAACCTATTAACTATGTAATTATTTAAGTATATGATATAAATATCTGATGGATGCTTTCTTCTTGTGTAACTTATATATCAAGAGATCAGAGATCACTCAAGAGAGGAAACATCAAAGCAGCCACCTATGTCACTGACTATCTCTATAGTAACATATATGAGAACATTTATGGGAAAATAGTGTTGTTGCAAAGGATTTTATTTTGGACAAAACTGAAAAACCAGAAGAATAGGGCTAACCGCTCCCCCTCCTGCGCATATTATGATTGGGGAGACAAACAGAAAGACTGGTTATATGTGATGTCTTCCTGCTTGACCTCACTGAGCCTATTAGTGAGTTACAAGTAACTTTATTTACAATGAAACCCTGGTCTTCCCCTTAGAAGTTCACATATTGCCATACTAATTCTTACTTAAAATTGATGATGAAGCTTAAAAGTGGTTCCTGACATTGATAAAAACTTTACGGGTGGGCTGTGGGggactgtgaaaaaaaataaacctgtccTTACCTCCCTTGGTGGTCCCACTGTCCTGCCCCACCGTTCTTTGCTGCCGCTTGTATACAGAGGCACGGCACCACTGTTCCCACAAATTCCATCAACCTAGCGCACCCACCTGTCTCCTGTCCCAATGCTTGCTACAGTGCAGGGACATGTGGGCATGCCAGGCGGGCAGCATTCTCGGAGCAGAGatgctgtgcccctgtaaacaaacatggccactgcAGCGACAAACGGGACACAGGGAACACCAGCCCAtcagtaaagtttttattaacGATCTACAACCTCTTTAAGCAACTAAGGGGGAAGTGTCTAGCTAAACAGTCCAAGCTGAAGACGTTTTTAAGAATGATGTACATGGTCTGACTTAGGAAAGGTCACTGACCTCGTACATACATGATGCTATAAATGCTCAGATAGGTTTATTATAATTATACATTAATTTGCTTTCCCATTTGGAACATTTCACAactgaaaatgaaaaataatttgcAGAGCATTTCTTCATCATTCAAAAGCCGAgtgtttatgtaaaaaaaaactgagcaACACCAGATATgatcacccttaaaggggtattctcatcttggcatTCTCCTTCAGTTTCattcatcttccatatataaacatttcttcaattagatgttattaaaaaaaatgttcctgtgtgaagataatttctcataaatgcagtcatgttgtcccttagaaacgagatagcttccccggatacggccacctctgctggagagattgcacaaagaaacaaaaggttattgtatataaaatgtccgggagttactacatgtcgcacagccgtcctgtggtta
Proteins encoded:
- the LOC140128441 gene encoding protocadherin gamma-B1-like encodes the protein MAGLHLQEGQAMQGLRWQVIFPFLFSWLCHSVSGHIHYSINEELRKGSIVGNIAKDLQLEVKDLSRRKFHIVSDNSEKYFSINMENGNLYIADRIDRETLCGAAADCVLTYDAIVQDPLNVFSIKIDIQDINDNSPTFLHNTLTLDMSESTSPGAQFVLQNAEDLDVGVNSVISYRLSTNQYFTLGEKVSTDGSVFPELILEKPLDRETQDKHELILTASDGGNPVQTGTALINIIITDINDNSPVFTQDVYKVSVRENIPVNSTILQVSASDEDEGVNGQITYSIRTTANNILQTYNINYHTGEITLKGHLDYEVSKYYDISVQAKDGGGRAAHAKVLLKIIDENDNAPEISITSSSDLIPEDSAPGTVVAVIRAQDRDSGENGEVQCIIKGDLPFELISSGSNFYKVVTKSSLDREIISSYNITIQASDKGSPEMTSRKVIRLDISDVNDNVPVFDKVTYTAFIPENNLPGASIFIVQATDMDSDDNAKITYSIMSTSNEEDLLSSYISMNPVTGVIYAQRSFDYEKQKELKVQVIARDNGSPSLNSSTTLRICIVDQNDNSPVILYPSPEADTSTFEMVPWTSEPGSLVSKVVAVDADSGHNAWLSYFLQSSEPSLFTIDQHTGEIRTSRVFQEKDIMKHGIVILVRDNGNPSRSASVTINMVIAGHFHQVLPELSNQSIKEESQSNLQFYLVIALALISFLFMVTVIIAVVSKYKESKSSSFGSMSTSLYPPVDPRFMTQFSNGTLPLPYSYDVCVTLDPSEREFAFLKPQHNVPVESLIDADDSGIGTETTNNIQPLEMVVAQVNLL